A window of the Canis aureus isolate CA01 chromosome 29, VMU_Caureus_v.1.0, whole genome shotgun sequence genome harbors these coding sequences:
- the SLF2 gene encoding SMC5-SMC6 complex localization factor protein 2 isoform X3, producing the protein MTRRCMPARPGFPSSPAPGSSPPRCHLRPGSTAPAAAGKRTKSPGDRYRAEGWRRGRVAGARV; encoded by the coding sequence ATGACAAGGCGCTGCATGCCCGCTAGGCCAGGTTTCCCCTCATCCCCAGCCCCGGGGTCGTCGCCCCCGCGCTGCCATCTGAGACCCGGTAGTACCGCCCCTGCTGCAGCGGGAAAGAGAACAAAGAGTCCTGGGGACAGGTACCGTGCAGAGGGTTGGAGAAGGGGCCGGGTCGCGGGGGCAAGGGTATGA